Part of the Eikenella corrodens genome is shown below.
CGACCGCCTCGGCCTCGCCCCCGGCCAAATCCTGCCGCTCGCCCCCCAGCAGGTGTACGTGTTCAGCCACAGCGATTTGATCGAATACGCCATTTAGCCCAGGCAAAACCGAATGGCAAAGGCTACCTGAAAACATCGGCTTCAATGAAGCCAAAACCTTTCAGGTAGCCTTTTCCGCTATATAGTGGATTAACAAAAATCAGGACAAGGCGAGACAACGCTATACTGGTTTTTGTTAATTCACTATATAGGCGGCAGGGTGTGGCGCACCCAGCATCTCAAGCCCTGCCCATGCTTCAAAGGCTACCTAAAAACAGGTTTCAGGTAGCCTTTATCCTTTACTCCGCCAGCCAAGCCGCCAAGCCGGTCAGGCTGTCGAGCATGGCCAGGTGCGGGGCGGTTTGCAGTTGGTCGGGGGTGTGGGCGCCGGTGGTGAGGGCGATGGCGGGGCTTCGGGCGTTGTGCGCCATGTGCAAATCGTGGGTGGTGTCGCCGATTACCAGGGCTTCGGCCGGATGCACGCCCAATTCGTCGCAGATGGAGAGCACCATTTCCGGCTGGGGCTTGGAGGCGCATTCGTCGACGGTGCGGGTGGCGAGAAAGAGGCTGCGCGTGCCGGTTTCGTCCAGGGCGGCATCGAGCCCGCGCCGGCCTTTGCCGGTGGCCACGGCGAGCCAGTAGTGCTGTTGCAGCCGCTGCAGTGTATTGCCCGTGTCGGGGAATAAAACGGTTTGCTCGCGGCGGTGGTGGAATTCGTGCTGATAGGCGCAGATGGCGGCTTCAGTTTGCTGTTGGTCCAGCTGCGGGCACAGGCGGCGCAGGGCTTCGCGCAGGCTCAGACCGATGGTGGCGCGGATGTCGGCCTCGGCGGGCGGCGGCCAGCCGAAGCGGCAAAAAGAGTTTTGCACGCCCTGCACGATTTGGGCGGTGGAATCGGCCAAGGTGCCGTCCCAATCGAAAATCAATACGCGGTAGGGTTTCATAGGGATTCCTTGATGTGTTGGGTTTGGGCTACCTGAATTTTCAGGTATAGCTAAAATTCTTATTTTTTCCTACTGCGTTGGCTCGCCTGGCATGAAGAAATAATTATAGTGGATTAAATTTAAATCAGGACAAGGCGGCGAGCCGCAGACAGTACAAATAGTACGGCAAGGCGAGACAACGCTGTACTGGTTTAAATTTAATCCACTATATTTCAGCTATCCGCCTCACTTGAAGCTGCGCCCTGCGCCGTGCAGCAAGGCGTTAATCATGATTTCATCGGCTTCCGCCTCGGCTTGGCGGCATACCGTTTCCTGCCGGATGATTTCCTCCAAATCGGCACGGCCGCTCTCTGCGGGCTGGGTGATCACCTGCTTGGGGCGCTCCAAAGAAAAGCCTTCCGGCAGAATCACTTTGAATTTGGGTTGTTGATCGTTTTGCTGCATATCTTTCCTTTTTGGCTAAATGGCAAACAGGCTACCTGAAAAACGAAGCCGGAATCATGGGCACACTTTTTTCAGGTAGCCCCTTCCGAACACCGACACCGGCTAAAGCTGCGATCCATAGAGGCTCAGGGCGCTTCGCAGCTGCTGCTGCACATTCCGATGCCCGCCGTGCATAACGTGGCTGTATGGAACCAACACCTGCTTCTTGCTCTCGGCATGGCGGCAATCATACGGCGCATACCGGCTGTCTCCCCGCAAACACAAAGCTGCAAAATCCGTGCTCCAGCCGTTGGCACGGATTGTGTGCTCCCGAACATCCTCGATATCCGCCCAGCGCACCAGCCGCTCCCTGCCCCATACGGAACGCAGCACCACGCCCTGCTGCGTCAGCACAACCGGCCGAAAGCCCGTGATGCAGCGCAGCCACACCAGCACAAACAGCCCGCCCACTGCGGCAAACAGCCCCCAAAGCACATCAACAAAAGTATCGCGTGCCGCCGAATCGCTCCAGCTCAGAAGCAAAAACGCAAACCCGAGAAAAAACGCCGCTCCCGGCAACAGCCATAGGCTGCAACGGAAAAAACTGATACGCAACTCGTATTCCATCATTCACCTCCCGCCATCAACACGCCGATTTTTCAGGTAGCCCTTGCTCCTGCCGCAAGCCCTCCAGCATCTGACGCAGCTCTTCCGGCAGCGGCGCGGTGAGCACCAGCGTTTCGCCGCTTGCCGGGTGTTCGAGCTCCAAGCGGTGGGCGTGCAGGAACATGCGTTTGAGGCCGAGCTTTTTCAGGCGGCGGTTGGCGGTGTAGTCGCCGTAGCGTTCGTCGCCGGCAATCGGGCAGTTTTGCGACTGCATGTGCACGCGGATTTGGTGGGTGCGGCCGGTACGCAGCGTGGCTTCCATCAGGCTCAGGGCGGAAAGCCCCACTCCATGCAGCGGCGCGCCTCCGAAGCTTTCCAGCACGCGGAACAGCGTGTGCGCGCTCTGCCCTTCTTCGCTCACGCGCACCATTTTCTCGCCTGCCGCGCCGGTGTATTTGAACAGCGGCAGCTTTACCTGCCGCACATCCTGCGGCCACACACCCACGCCCAGTGCCAAATATACTTTTTTCGGCTTGTCATTGCGCCAGGCTTCGTGCAGCTTCACCAATGCGCCGCGCTTTTTGGCCACCACCAATAATCCGCTGGTATCTTTGTCCAGCCGGTGCACCAATTCCAAATAACGCGCCTGCGGCCGGGCGCGGCGCAGCTGTTCGATCACGCCGAAGCTCACGCCGCTGCCGCCGTGCACGGCCACGCCGGAAGGTTTGTCCACCACCAAAAGGTGCTCGTCTTCAAACACAATGTCAAACTCGCGCGGCGGCACGGCAGCCTCGGCCGGCTCGGCTTTCTGCGCCAGCCGGATCGGCGGGATCCTCACTTCGTCGCCCGCGGCCAAGCGGCTGTCGGCAGCGGCGCGCTTTTTGTTCACACGCACTTCGCCGCCCCGGATGATGCGGTGGATATGGCTCTTGGGCACGCCTTTGAGCAGGCGGATGAGGAAGTTATCCAAACGCTGCCCGGCGGCGGCTTCGTCCACGCTCAAATAATTGACTGAATTTTTGCTAATTGCTGGCATTTTCTCTATAATCCCCTCCCTGCCGACACCGTGCCCGGGCTACCTGAAAGCCAAGCTTCAACAAAGCGAAAAACAAAGGGTGCCGCCGGGTTGGCAAGTTGATTGTTTACTGTTTATTTTATCGTAAAAAGACAATTCCGAACGGCTTTTCTCTGCCTGCCGCGCATT
Proteins encoded:
- a CDS encoding RluA family pseudouridine synthase — encoded protein: MPAISKNSVNYLSVDEAAAGQRLDNFLIRLLKGVPKSHIHRIIRGGEVRVNKKRAAADSRLAAGDEVRIPPIRLAQKAEPAEAAVPPREFDIVFEDEHLLVVDKPSGVAVHGGSGVSFGVIEQLRRARPQARYLELVHRLDKDTSGLLVVAKKRGALVKLHEAWRNDKPKKVYLALGVGVWPQDVRQVKLPLFKYTGAAGEKMVRVSEEGQSAHTLFRVLESFGGAPLHGVGLSALSLMEATLRTGRTHQIRVHMQSQNCPIAGDERYGDYTANRRLKKLGLKRMFLHAHRLELEHPASGETLVLTAPLPEELRQMLEGLRQEQGLPEKSAC
- a CDS encoding HAD-IA family hydrolase, giving the protein MKPYRVLIFDWDGTLADSTAQIVQGVQNSFCRFGWPPPAEADIRATIGLSLREALRRLCPQLDQQQTEAAICAYQHEFHHRREQTVLFPDTGNTLQRLQQHYWLAVATGKGRRGLDAALDETGTRSLFLATRTVDECASKPQPEMVLSICDELGVHPAEALVIGDTTHDLHMAHNARSPAIALTTGAHTPDQLQTAPHLAMLDSLTGLAAWLAE